The following proteins come from a genomic window of Drosophila sulfurigaster albostrigata strain 15112-1811.04 chromosome X, ASM2355843v2, whole genome shotgun sequence:
- the LOC133849421 gene encoding vesicle-trafficking protein SEC22b-B, producing the protein MALLTMIARVIDGLPLVGTMQDDEQSGRSILDYQNQAKMLFRKLGTHSPARSSIETGPYLFHYLIENDVCYLVMVDKMYSKRLAFNYLEDLAQEFHTNYGRRVNSVTRPYAFIEFDVYIQKAKKQLTDRRRNISNINTQLQDVQRIMVQNIDDVLQRGTVLAELDTKTQNLSMMSQKYKKDAKLLNRKSMYVKAAAVGTIFLVFILYFWVL; encoded by the exons ATGGCGTTGCTAACGATGATTGCCCGTGTCATTGATGGTCTTCCATTGGTTGGCACCATGCAGGACGACGAACAG AGCGGTCGCAGCATTTTGGACTATCAAAATCAAGCGAAAATGTTGTTTCGAAAGCTGGGTACACACTCGCCGGCTAGGAGCAGCATTGAGACAGGACCATATCTCTTCCA ctatcTAATCGAGAATGATGTTTGCTATTTGGTAATGGTTGATAAAATGTATTCGAAGCGTTTGGCCTTTAACTATCTGGAGGATCTGGCACAGGAGTTTCATACGAACTATGGCAGGCGTGTCAATTCCGTGACACGCCCCTACGCCTTCATTGAGTTTGATGTGTACATACAGAAGGCGAAAAAGCAATTAACCGATCGCAGacgcaacatcagcaacatcaacacacAGCTGCAGGATGTGCAACGCATTATGGTTCAGAATATCGATGATGTGCTGCAACGTGGCACAGTCTTGGCAG AGTTGGATACGAAAACACAGAACCTCTCGATGATGTCGCAAAAGTATAAAAAGGATGCCAAATTGCTCAATCGCAAATCGATGTACGTGAAGGCGGCGGCTGTGGGCACCATATTTCTAGTGTTTATATTATACTTCTGGGTTTTGTAa